From the Thamnophis elegans isolate rThaEle1 chromosome 11, rThaEle1.pri, whole genome shotgun sequence genome, one window contains:
- the PLPP6 gene encoding LOW QUALITY PROTEIN: phospholipid phosphatase 6 (The sequence of the model RefSeq protein was modified relative to this genomic sequence to represent the inferred CDS: inserted 3 bases in 3 codons; deleted 1 base in 1 codon) yields the protein MPSPRNSPKSIRERRAYDSRLEFLSLTNQKXPNIPENASHHKDSPTSTGTQQALPEEDCMKLNPSFWSIALHSLLAVDLWASNXLGVGAGENSPWGSVRPLMMVIEVSGHXIPWLTGTLYGLYRSGSSAGREVLLNLLFALILDLVLVAAVKGLVKRRRPVHNKMDMFATLSVDKYSFPSGHATRAAMVCRFILHHLVLAIPLRVLVILWTFIVGISRVILGRHNVTDVVFGLSMGYMQYNLVEYFWLSPVNAPVLFVLWN from the exons ATGCCAAGTCCTAGGAACAGTCCAAAGAGCATACGTGAGAGACGGGCTTATGACAGTAGGCTAGAGTTCTTGTCATTGACAAATCAGA GGCCCAATATCCCAGAAAATGCGTCTCATCATAAAGACTCTCCTACTAGTACTGGCACTCAACAGGCTTTACCTGAAGAGGACTGTATGAAGCTCAACCCTTCTTTCTGGAGTATTGCCCTGCATTCTCTTTTGGCTGTTGATTTGTGGGCTTCTA TACTGGGTGTAGGTGCTGGAGAGAATTCCCCATGGGGCAGTGTC CGTCCTCTCATGATGGTCATAGAGGTGTCAGGAC GAATTCCTTGGCTAACTGGTACACTGTATGGGCTTTACAGAAGTGGCAGCTCAGCAGGTCGTGAGGTGCTGCTCAATCTACTCTTTG CTCTGATTCTTGATCTAGTTTTGGTGGCAGCAGTAAAAGGACTGGTGAAACGAAGACGCCCAGTCCACAACAagatggatatgtttgccactctctctgtggataaatattcctttCCTTCAGGCCATGCAACCAGAGCCGCCATGGTGTGCAGATTTATACTACATCATCTTGTACTTGCAATCCCTCTGAGAGTGCTGGTTATACTTTGGACCTTCATAGTGGGAATCTCTAGGGTGATTCTCGGCAGACATAATGTAACAGATGTGGTCTTTGGGCTAAGCATGGGCTACATGCAATATAATTTGGTGGAATATTTCTGGTTGTCACCTGTAAATGCTCCTGTCCTCTTTGTCTTGTGGAACTGA